A segment of the Halococcus saccharolyticus DSM 5350 genome:
CTCGTCCTCGGGTGCGATCTCGTCGACGACATCGAGTGGCGGCTCGTCGGCAGCCGCAGCGGCGTAGCCGTCCATCGTGGCGTAATCGTGTGGTGGGACGTCGCGGGGCGCGTGGACGTTCTCGGCGAGCACTCGACCGGCGAGCGCATCCAGTTCGACGGACACCGTGGCGACGTCGGCGAGTGCTGTCGATCGCGCTTCGGTGATCCGTTCGATCGCCACCGAGCGAGCGACCAGCTCGCGGTCGGACATACCATCCCGTGGCTCGAACGCGTCATATCCCTTCCGCCGGTGTCGGACGATCGGGCGACGGCACCTAGACGATCGTGCGTGCGCGACGCGAAACCATGGTAATCTTTTTCATTACATAGCGACACACTAGGGTGAAGGTGTCTCGCACGCCTTTCGGGAGCAACTCGACATATGGAATTCAGTGGGACGTTCGAACTCGAGGACACGACCACCGAAGAGGTGTGGCTCGCGCTCTCGGATCCGGTGATGATCGAGAGCGCGCTTCCCGGATGTGAGTTTCTCGTCCGGGTCGACGACGGCGACGTCGATTTCGACGCGCTCCGCGAGGAGCACGCCGATCGGGACGTCGAACCGACCTCGGACCCGGAAGTCATCGCCGAACGGGCGTTCGAGGAGGGGGGACGCTACGCCGCCGTCATGCAGATCAGCATTGGACCGGTGAACCCGACGTTCGAGACGGTCGTGACGATCGACCATCGCGAACAGCCCGCAATGGAGGCCTCGGGCGAGGGCTCGGCTGGGGATAGCTCGTTCGAGATGACTTCGGGAATGGAACTCTCCGAAACCGACGACGGCGTCGGGGTCGAGTGGGAGACCGAGGCCGACGTGTTCGGCCGGATCGCTTCGATGGGCCAGCGGGTCATCAACCCGGCAGCGAATCAGGTCGTGAAGCGATTCTTCTCGTCGGTTCAGGAGGAGATCCGCGAGCGCGAAATCGCCGAAGGCGGCGAGGTCGAAGCGGCAGAGCCGGCCGA
Coding sequences within it:
- a CDS encoding CoxG family protein; the encoded protein is MEFSGTFELEDTTTEEVWLALSDPVMIESALPGCEFLVRVDDGDVDFDALREEHADRDVEPTSDPEVIAERAFEEGGRYAAVMQISIGPVNPTFETVVTIDHREQPAMEASGEGSAGDSSFEMTSGMELSETDDGVGVEWETEADVFGRIASMGQRVINPAANQVVKRFFSSVQEEIREREIAEGGEVEAAEPAEESGDDRGIVDRILGRSEGS